One window of Hylemonella gracilis genomic DNA carries:
- the ompR gene encoding osmolarity response regulator transcription factor OmpR produces the protein MTTPSNSRTDKILVVDDDARIRDLLRRYLTQEGFEVFLAEDGKALTRILLRESVDLIVLDLMMPGEDGLSICRRLRAANDRTPIIMLTAKVEDVDRIVGLEVGADDYLGKPFNPRELLARINAVLRRRPAPEAPGAPSSEQEVVAFGPYVFDLSARTLRKDGEELPLTTGEFAMLKALVRHPRQPMSREKLAQQARGREFEPFDRSLDVQVSRLRKLIELDPASPRYIQTVWGVGYVFVPDGAH, from the coding sequence ATGACGACCCCATCCAACAGCCGTACCGACAAGATCCTGGTCGTTGACGACGACGCCCGCATCCGTGACCTGCTGCGCCGCTACCTGACCCAGGAGGGGTTCGAGGTCTTCCTGGCCGAAGATGGCAAGGCGCTCACGCGCATTCTCTTGCGCGAATCCGTGGACTTGATCGTGCTCGACCTGATGATGCCCGGGGAGGATGGTCTCTCGATCTGCCGCCGCCTGCGCGCGGCAAACGACCGCACCCCCATCATCATGCTGACCGCCAAGGTGGAGGATGTGGACCGCATCGTGGGCCTGGAAGTCGGTGCGGACGACTACCTGGGCAAGCCCTTCAACCCGCGCGAGCTGCTGGCGCGCATCAACGCCGTGCTGCGCCGTCGCCCCGCACCCGAGGCGCCGGGTGCACCCTCGAGCGAGCAGGAGGTCGTGGCCTTTGGCCCTTATGTGTTTGATCTCAGCGCGCGCACCCTGCGCAAGGATGGCGAAGAGCTGCCCCTGACGACCGGCGAGTTCGCCATGCTCAAGGCCCTGGTGCGGCATCCGCGCCAGCCCATGTCACGCGAGAAGCTCGCGCAGCAGGCGCGAGGCCGGGAGTTTGAACCTTTCGACCGCAGCCTGGACGTGCAGGTCTCGCGCCTGCGCAAGTTGATCGAGCTTGACCCGGCGTCCCCGCGCTACATCCAGACCGTCTGGGGCGTGGGTTACGTCTTCGTGCCGGACGGCGCGCATTGA
- a CDS encoding nucleoside deaminase: MSLPTEASLDKRDGAYLRQAITWSATGRARGNRPFGAVVVSDQGEILAEAWCNTSETGDCTGHAETNAVRMVSPRVDRETLARATLYSSAEPCVMCAGAIFWSNIGRVVYGIDAMRLRAFRGERAEQRDAELSCRDIFTASPHLIACIGPALIDEASAPHRGYWKN, from the coding sequence ATGAGCTTGCCCACAGAAGCCTCCCTGGACAAGCGCGACGGCGCCTACCTACGCCAGGCCATCACTTGGTCCGCCACCGGCCGCGCGCGCGGCAACCGGCCCTTTGGCGCCGTCGTCGTCTCGGACCAGGGCGAAATCCTGGCCGAAGCCTGGTGCAACACCAGCGAAACCGGTGACTGCACCGGCCATGCCGAGACCAACGCAGTGCGGATGGTCTCGCCGCGCGTGGATCGCGAGACGCTGGCTCGCGCCACGCTCTACTCCTCGGCCGAGCCCTGCGTGATGTGCGCGGGCGCCATTTTCTGGTCCAACATCGGGCGCGTGGTCTATGGCATCGACGCGATGCGGCTGCGGGCGTTCCGCGGCGAGCGCGCCGAGCAGCGTGACGCCGAGCTGTCCTGCCGCGACATCTTCACGGCTTCTCCGCACTTGATCGCATGCATCGGGCCGGCGCTGATCGACGAGGCCAGCGCCCCGCACCGGGGCTACTGGAAAAACTGA
- a CDS encoding 3-hydroxybutyrate dehydrogenase, producing the protein MLKGKTALVTGSTSGIGLGIAKALAQQGANIVLNGFGDAEGPQREIAALGVQVAYHGADMSQPAEIEAMVAFAAQRFGQVDILVNNAGIQHVARVENFPPERWDAIIAINLSSAFHATRLALPAMLAANGGKGWGRIINVASVHGLVASAEKSAYVAAKHGVVGLTKVTALENATTGVTCNAICPGWVLTPLVQKQVDAKAQALKLSNAEATKLLLGEKEPSLQFTTPEELGALALFLCSPAADNVRGVAWNMDGGWAAQ; encoded by the coding sequence ATGCTGAAAGGCAAAACCGCCCTCGTCACAGGTTCCACCAGTGGTATCGGACTGGGCATTGCCAAGGCGCTGGCGCAGCAGGGCGCGAACATCGTGCTCAACGGTTTCGGCGACGCGGAAGGGCCGCAGCGCGAGATCGCGGCCTTGGGCGTGCAGGTGGCCTACCATGGCGCGGACATGAGCCAGCCTGCCGAGATCGAGGCCATGGTGGCTTTCGCGGCCCAGCGCTTCGGCCAGGTAGACATCCTGGTCAACAACGCCGGCATCCAGCACGTCGCGCGTGTCGAGAACTTTCCGCCTGAGCGCTGGGATGCCATCATCGCCATCAATCTGAGCTCGGCCTTCCACGCCACGCGCCTCGCCCTGCCCGCCATGCTGGCCGCCAACGGGGGCAAGGGCTGGGGCCGCATCATCAACGTGGCTTCGGTGCACGGACTCGTGGCCTCGGCCGAGAAATCTGCCTACGTCGCCGCCAAGCACGGCGTGGTGGGTCTGACCAAGGTCACGGCGCTGGAGAACGCGACCACAGGCGTGACCTGCAACGCCATCTGTCCAGGCTGGGTGCTCACGCCCCTGGTGCAAAAACAGGTGGATGCCAAGGCCCAGGCCTTGAAACTCAGCAATGCCGAGGCCACCAAGCTCCTGCTCGGAGAAAAAGAGCCTTCCCTCCAATTCACCACGCCGGAGGAACTGGGCGCGCTGGCGCTGTTCCTCTGCTCGCCCGCGGCCGACAATGTGCGCGGCGTCGCCTGGAACATGGACGGCGGCTGGGCAGCGCAATAA
- a CDS encoding RelA/SpoT family protein, whose translation MKSQAAELAAERAESAAALITTAIDQFPGSPGAAPAPSQGAAIARARAFAEPLLTGETLETGENTLAHADAVAVILRNIGGSEAMQAASYLVYASAYLSKPREAIAKAFGESHAALAVETTQLVLVQRQARAKAQRELHQRTGAEAAGIDLGMAQIENVRKMLLAFSRDLRVVLLRLASRLQTLRWFAASKRALPPGLAAESLHVFAPLANRLGIWEIKWEMEDLAFRFLEPETYKHIARLLDEKRVEREAYVEHLRAEFERELRVQGVSAQVQGRPKHIYSIIRKMRGKSLDFDRIYDVRALRVVVPDVPACYAALSWVHSHFTPVVEEFDDYIARPKPNGYQSLHTVVRDAEGRAIEIQIRTQAMHEHAELGVAAHWAYKEAGAKGYGGGVTADSAYDAKIAVLRQLLAWEQDLSGGQDDRAQRPTRGEVGGVLDDRIYVLTPQATIVDLPQGATPVDFAYSLHTDLGHHCRGARVDGAMVPLNTPLKNGQTVEITAVKEGGPSRDWLNPELGYMVSPRARAKVRAWFNAQAAQETIARGREAVEKTLQREGKTAIKLDDLAAQLGFTNAQALFEVVGKDELSLRSIEAVLRPADPAPVVEADDAVQSMLRRPRSEGSGKGGVLVVGVDSLLTQLAKCCKPAPPDAIRGFVTRGKGVSVHRADCASLQALINTHGERVIDVEWGVPKAGGEGKGGAVYPVDVHIEAADRQGLLRDVSEVFVKEKINVIGAQTQTVQGVARMTLTVEVASTSRLGKVLATVAALPGVWKAKRK comes from the coding sequence ATGAAAAGTCAGGCCGCTGAACTGGCGGCGGAGCGTGCTGAGTCCGCTGCCGCGCTCATCACCACCGCCATCGACCAATTTCCGGGTTCCCCGGGGGCTGCTCCCGCGCCCTCGCAGGGGGCGGCCATTGCGCGCGCGCGGGCATTTGCGGAGCCGCTGCTGACCGGTGAAACGCTGGAGACGGGCGAGAACACCTTGGCGCATGCCGATGCGGTGGCCGTCATCCTGCGCAATATCGGCGGTTCGGAAGCCATGCAGGCCGCCAGCTACCTCGTCTATGCCAGTGCCTACCTCAGCAAGCCGCGCGAAGCGATCGCCAAGGCCTTTGGGGAGAGCCATGCCGCTTTGGCCGTGGAGACCACGCAACTCGTGCTGGTTCAGCGGCAGGCGCGCGCCAAGGCGCAACGCGAGTTGCATCAGCGCACCGGCGCCGAGGCAGCAGGTATTGATCTGGGCATGGCCCAGATCGAGAACGTGCGCAAGATGCTGTTGGCCTTTTCGCGCGATCTGCGCGTGGTGCTGCTGCGCCTGGCGTCACGCCTGCAGACCCTGCGCTGGTTCGCGGCCAGCAAGCGTGCCTTGCCGCCCGGTCTGGCGGCCGAATCCCTGCATGTCTTCGCACCCCTGGCCAACCGCCTGGGCATCTGGGAGATCAAGTGGGAGATGGAAGACCTGGCCTTCCGCTTCCTGGAGCCCGAGACCTACAAGCACATCGCCCGCCTGCTCGATGAAAAACGCGTCGAGCGCGAGGCTTACGTGGAACACTTGCGCGCGGAGTTTGAGCGTGAATTGCGCGTGCAGGGCGTCAGCGCGCAGGTGCAGGGGCGCCCCAAGCACATCTACAGCATCATCCGCAAGATGCGCGGCAAGTCCCTGGACTTCGACCGCATCTATGACGTGCGCGCCCTGCGCGTGGTCGTGCCAGACGTGCCCGCCTGTTACGCGGCCCTGAGCTGGGTGCATAGCCACTTCACGCCCGTGGTCGAAGAGTTCGACGATTACATCGCCCGGCCCAAACCCAATGGCTACCAGTCTCTGCACACGGTAGTGCGTGATGCGGAAGGCCGAGCCATCGAGATCCAGATCCGCACCCAAGCCATGCATGAGCATGCGGAGCTGGGCGTGGCCGCGCATTGGGCTTACAAGGAGGCAGGGGCGAAGGGCTACGGCGGTGGCGTGACCGCGGACAGTGCCTACGATGCCAAGATCGCCGTGCTGCGCCAACTGTTGGCCTGGGAGCAGGACCTGTCCGGCGGGCAGGACGACCGCGCGCAGCGCCCGACCCGGGGCGAGGTGGGCGGGGTGCTGGACGATCGCATCTATGTGCTCACCCCGCAAGCCACCATCGTGGACTTGCCCCAGGGCGCGACACCGGTGGATTTCGCCTACAGCCTTCACACAGACCTGGGCCATCATTGCCGCGGCGCGCGCGTCGATGGCGCCATGGTGCCGCTCAACACCCCGTTGAAGAATGGCCAGACGGTGGAAATCACCGCCGTGAAGGAGGGAGGGCCTTCGCGCGATTGGCTCAACCCCGAGTTGGGCTACATGGTCAGTCCCCGCGCGCGCGCCAAGGTTCGGGCGTGGTTCAACGCCCAGGCCGCGCAGGAGACCATCGCGCGCGGTCGCGAGGCGGTGGAAAAGACCCTGCAGCGCGAGGGCAAGACGGCCATCAAGCTCGACGATCTGGCGGCGCAATTGGGTTTCACGAACGCGCAGGCCTTGTTCGAGGTGGTGGGCAAGGACGAGTTGTCCTTGCGCAGCATCGAGGCCGTCCTGCGCCCGGCGGATCCCGCGCCGGTGGTCGAGGCCGATGACGCCGTGCAGTCCATGTTGCGTCGCCCGCGCAGCGAAGGTTCGGGGAAGGGCGGTGTGCTGGTGGTCGGGGTGGATTCCCTGCTCACTCAGCTTGCCAAGTGCTGCAAGCCCGCGCCACCCGATGCGATCCGTGGTTTCGTCACGCGCGGCAAAGGCGTCAGCGTGCACCGGGCCGACTGTGCCAGCTTGCAGGCGCTGATCAACACGCATGGCGAGCGGGTGATCGACGTTGAGTGGGGTGTGCCCAAGGCTGGTGGCGAAGGCAAGGGGGGGGCGGTCTACCCGGTGGATGTTCACATCGAAGCCGCCGATCGTCAGGGCTTGCTGCGCGACGTGAGCGAAGTCTTCGTCAAGGAGAAGATCAACGTCATCGGCGCTCAGACCCAGACCGTGCAAGGTGTGGCGCGCATGACGCTGACCGTGGAAGTGGCCAGCACCAGCCGCCTGGGCAAGGTGCTGGCCACGGTGGCGGCGCTGCCAGGGGTGTGGAAGGCGAAGCGGAAATAG
- a CDS encoding ATP-binding protein, with translation MALTPDTGEGPDSDEALRRAIDIGGPIVSADPTTARWLAWLKEDSGGKSADKTEPAPDPTQAKAAAIFDEKSAHAQPPSHGPGGADLDDAAVVDAPFFPVSGFSLFWRTFGLISLLLGASTLTWLQTLRLLEGEPRQSVWLLWLVVGVLLSLAGAAFVAHLINQPFKQLSFATSRIREGDFEASRLNERVPTAEIRQVNIGFNRMAQRLAKLDQDRAVMLAGISHDLRTPLSRLRLETEMSVADADARAHMVADLEQLDAIIDKFMDYARPDHVRLERVNLNEVIRSCLYAFEHREDMRFNIDLPSDIWVMADAVELGRVISNLVENARRYGKTPETGITTLDIGVRAREPWVQLRLRDHGAGVAPEHLPNLTKPFYRGDTARTAATGAGLGLAIVEKTLRRMGGRFGVGNSSLGGFSTRIELRQAK, from the coding sequence ATGGCATTGACCCCTGATACAGGCGAAGGCCCGGATTCCGACGAAGCGCTGCGCAGGGCCATCGACATCGGTGGTCCGATCGTCTCGGCCGACCCGACCACGGCCCGCTGGCTGGCTTGGCTCAAGGAAGACAGCGGGGGCAAGAGCGCCGACAAGACCGAACCCGCACCCGACCCCACGCAGGCGAAAGCCGCCGCGATATTCGACGAGAAGTCAGCACATGCGCAACCGCCCTCGCACGGGCCTGGTGGTGCCGACCTGGACGACGCCGCGGTCGTCGACGCCCCCTTCTTTCCGGTCAGCGGCTTCAGTCTCTTCTGGCGCACCTTTGGACTGATCAGCTTGCTGCTGGGTGCCAGCACACTGACTTGGTTGCAAACCCTCCGTCTGCTGGAAGGCGAGCCCCGCCAGAGCGTCTGGCTGCTGTGGCTGGTGGTGGGCGTGCTGCTGTCGCTGGCCGGTGCGGCCTTTGTCGCCCACCTGATCAACCAACCCTTCAAGCAACTGTCCTTCGCCACCAGCCGCATCCGCGAAGGCGACTTCGAGGCCAGCCGCCTGAACGAGCGGGTGCCAACGGCCGAGATCCGCCAGGTCAACATCGGCTTCAACCGCATGGCCCAACGCCTGGCCAAGCTGGACCAGGACCGCGCCGTGATGCTTGCCGGCATCAGCCATGACCTGCGCACACCGCTGTCACGGCTGCGGCTTGAAACCGAAATGAGCGTGGCCGACGCCGATGCGCGCGCGCACATGGTGGCTGACCTGGAACAGCTCGATGCCATCATCGACAAGTTCATGGACTACGCGCGACCGGACCACGTGCGGCTGGAGCGCGTTAACCTGAACGAGGTGATCCGCAGTTGCCTCTACGCCTTTGAACACCGCGAGGACATGCGCTTCAACATCGACCTGCCCTCGGACATCTGGGTCATGGCGGACGCGGTCGAGCTGGGCCGCGTGATCTCCAACCTCGTGGAAAACGCCCGCCGCTATGGCAAGACGCCGGAGACCGGCATCACCACGCTGGACATCGGCGTGAGGGCACGCGAGCCTTGGGTGCAGTTGCGCCTGCGCGACCACGGCGCTGGCGTGGCGCCAGAGCACCTGCCGAACCTGACCAAGCCCTTCTACCGCGGCGACACCGCGCGCACCGCCGCCACCGGGGCCGGCCTGGGCCTGGCGATCGTGGAAAAGACTTTGCGCCGCATGGGTGGGCGCTTTGGCGTGGGCAACAGCAGCCTGGGTGGCTTCAGCACCCGCATCGAACTGCGGCAGGCGAAATAG
- a CDS encoding isopenicillin N synthase family dioxygenase, protein MTAPAYDLTELQKESRMGAIGTLDTAREIRRIDLTDFEARKAEIADQLWDAAVDVGFFQLVNHGIRPEEIQAAFAMAERFFALPESVKQQYPHQKAHNVGWESRAQVRPSTGTPDQKESYQITRPRMAELWPTETELPGFQATLLAFERKSWAVGMQVLSCFAHKLGFADDFFTRAHDPEQSDYQSTLRLLHYYAIPPEVQDKLDLWRAGAHTDFDCLTLLYQRQGQGGLEVCPGKEMEAQAWTPIPPDGDAITCNIGDMLMRWSDDRLPSNFHRVRNPRPGEYMGPRYSLAFFAQANRSAVIEGPAGKHPAITAGDYLKQRVAANFKAY, encoded by the coding sequence ATGACCGCACCCGCCTACGACCTCACCGAGCTGCAAAAAGAATCGCGCATGGGCGCGATAGGCACGCTCGACACCGCGCGCGAGATCCGCCGCATCGACCTTACCGACTTCGAGGCCCGCAAGGCCGAGATTGCCGACCAACTCTGGGATGCGGCGGTGGATGTCGGTTTCTTCCAGCTCGTTAACCACGGCATCCGCCCGGAGGAAATCCAGGCGGCCTTTGCCATGGCCGAGCGTTTCTTCGCCTTGCCCGAGTCGGTGAAGCAGCAGTATCCGCACCAGAAGGCGCACAACGTGGGCTGGGAAAGCCGCGCCCAGGTGCGGCCCTCCACTGGCACGCCAGACCAGAAGGAGAGCTACCAGATTACCCGGCCCCGCATGGCCGAGCTCTGGCCCACCGAGACTGAACTGCCGGGCTTCCAGGCCACCCTGTTGGCCTTCGAGCGCAAGAGCTGGGCGGTGGGCATGCAGGTGCTGTCCTGCTTCGCGCACAAGCTGGGTTTTGCCGACGATTTCTTCACGCGCGCGCACGATCCCGAACAATCCGATTACCAGAGCACGCTGCGCCTGCTGCATTACTACGCCATCCCGCCCGAGGTGCAGGACAAGCTGGACCTCTGGCGCGCCGGCGCCCACACCGATTTCGATTGCCTCACGCTGCTCTACCAGCGTCAAGGGCAGGGCGGCCTGGAGGTCTGCCCCGGCAAGGAGATGGAGGCTCAGGCCTGGACGCCGATCCCGCCCGATGGGGATGCCATCACCTGCAACATCGGCGACATGCTGATGCGCTGGAGCGACGACCGCCTGCCCAGCAATTTTCACCGTGTGCGCAATCCCCGGCCGGGTGAGTACATGGGGCCGCGCTACAGCCTCGCTTTCTTCGCGCAGGCCAACCGATCCGCCGTCATCGAGGGTCCCGCAGGCAAGCACCCTGCCATCACGGCGGGGGACTACCTCAAGCAGCGGGTGGCAGCGAACTTCAAGGCGTACTGA
- the ispF gene encoding 2-C-methyl-D-erythritol 2,4-cyclodiphosphate synthase — MSISDMRIGEGWDVHQLVEGRPLILGGIQVPHPKGLLGHSDADALLHAITDALFGAAGLGDIGRHFPDTDVQFKGADSGVLLAEAAARVRAQGWRVANVDSTIVAQAPKMAPHIAAMRARIARLLGLDESQVNVKAKTAEKLGPVGEGLSIEARAVVLLLR; from the coding sequence ATGAGTATTTCAGACATGAGAATCGGTGAGGGCTGGGACGTGCACCAGCTGGTCGAGGGGCGCCCCCTCATCCTGGGCGGCATCCAGGTCCCGCACCCCAAGGGCCTGCTCGGCCATTCGGACGCGGATGCGTTGCTGCACGCCATCACCGACGCGCTGTTCGGCGCGGCCGGCCTGGGGGACATCGGTCGTCACTTTCCCGACACGGATGTGCAGTTCAAGGGCGCCGATTCGGGCGTGCTGCTGGCCGAGGCCGCCGCGCGCGTGCGCGCGCAGGGCTGGCGCGTCGCCAACGTGGACAGCACCATCGTTGCCCAGGCGCCCAAGATGGCGCCGCACATCGCCGCCATGCGCGCGCGCATCGCCAGGCTGCTGGGTCTTGACGAGTCACAGGTCAATGTGAAGGCCAAGACCGCGGAGAAACTCGGCCCCGTGGGCGAGGGGCTCAGCATCGAGGCCCGGGCGGTGGTCTTGCTGCTGCGCTGA
- a CDS encoding alpha/beta fold hydrolase yields MTEPKLNHVSCPGASAGNPEGTHRMAYWQWGRRDAPHVLVCVHGLSRQGRDFDVLARALLQAAGGESGDLRIVCPDIVGRGRSDWLADPMGYQIPLYAADMAVLLGALKPVTLDWLGTSMGGLIGLALLGQAALQPTTLPAPIPIRKLVLNDVGPVIAWAALQRIGTYLGAPMRFDTVEQAAEALRLISVGFGPHTREQWLELSRPMLKPVPAEAGKGAGYVLHCDPAIAAPYRLMTPETAAAGEALLWQMYEAIQADTLLLRGKDSDLLSVETAQAMAQRGPRARLVEFEGVGHAPTLIADDQVRAVRSFLLGS; encoded by the coding sequence ATGACCGAACCCAAGCTGAATCACGTCTCTTGCCCCGGCGCCAGCGCCGGCAACCCAGAGGGGACCCACCGCATGGCTTACTGGCAATGGGGCCGCCGCGACGCGCCCCATGTGCTGGTCTGCGTGCACGGCCTGTCGCGCCAGGGACGAGATTTCGACGTGTTGGCGCGTGCCTTGCTTCAGGCGGCAGGTGGCGAGTCGGGTGATCTGCGCATTGTCTGTCCTGACATCGTTGGCCGGGGCCGCAGCGACTGGCTGGCCGATCCCATGGGCTATCAGATTCCCTTGTACGCGGCGGACATGGCCGTTCTGCTCGGCGCCTTGAAGCCGGTCACCCTGGACTGGCTGGGCACCAGCATGGGCGGCCTGATCGGCTTGGCATTGCTCGGGCAGGCGGCCTTGCAACCCACCACGCTGCCCGCGCCGATTCCGATCCGCAAGCTGGTGCTCAACGATGTCGGCCCGGTCATCGCCTGGGCGGCGCTCCAGCGCATCGGCACCTACCTTGGCGCACCCATGCGCTTCGACACTGTGGAGCAGGCCGCCGAGGCCCTGCGCCTGATTTCCGTCGGTTTCGGCCCGCACACGCGCGAGCAATGGCTGGAGCTGTCCCGTCCCATGCTCAAGCCCGTGCCGGCAGAGGCTGGCAAAGGTGCGGGATACGTGCTGCATTGCGACCCGGCCATCGCCGCGCCCTACCGACTGATGACGCCCGAGACCGCCGCTGCGGGCGAGGCCTTGCTCTGGCAGATGTACGAGGCAATTCAAGCGGACACGCTGCTGCTGCGGGGCAAGGATTCCGATCTACTGTCTGTCGAGACCGCGCAGGCCATGGCCCAGCGTGGCCCTCGGGCACGGCTGGTGGAGTTCGAGGGCGTGGGCCATGCGCCGACGCTGATTGCCGACGACCAAGTGCGAGCCGTGCGCAGCTTTCTGCTCGGGTCATGA
- a CDS encoding methyl-accepting chemotaxis protein — protein MPAFISNLSVAKRLGLGFALVLLLSLITIIVSIARLSAVADSTREMVDVPVRTERLISDWYRNLSAGVRRTAAIAKSSDSSLVAYFAEEAALSTKTSSEYQKTIETLLTKERDKKVFAEIGEQRKVYLGTRDAIAELKKTGKLDEANRMLDEQFTPAAKLYIGKMEALMNNQREDIDTMAKEIEATYETSRMLLVALAGVSVVFSMLFAWLLSGSITKPLAQAGEVARAVAQGDLSVRIDNSRTDEVGQLLNSLKEMQDSLARVVSQVRQGSESVATASAEIAQGNQDLSARTESQASSLEETAASMEELGSTVKQNADNARQANQLAQSASTVAVKGGEVVAQVVDTMKGINDSSRKIADIISVIDGIAFQTNILALNAAVEAARAGEQGRGFAVVAAEVRSLAGRSADAAKEIKTLINDSVERVGLGTALVDQAGATMGEVVASIKRVTDIMGEISAASVEQSAGVAQVGEAVTNMDQATQQNAALVEEMAAAASSLRSQSQELVQTVAVFKIGGQTGSRASGAQAALLSLR, from the coding sequence ATGCCGGCTTTCATTTCCAACCTCTCGGTGGCCAAGCGCCTGGGCCTCGGTTTCGCCCTGGTGCTGCTCTTGTCCCTCATCACCATCATCGTGAGCATCGCTCGACTGAGCGCCGTGGCGGACTCGACCCGCGAGATGGTGGATGTGCCTGTCAGGACCGAGCGCCTCATCAGTGATTGGTACCGCAATCTGTCCGCGGGCGTACGCCGCACTGCGGCCATCGCCAAGAGCAGTGATTCTTCCCTGGTGGCGTACTTTGCCGAAGAGGCCGCCCTGTCCACCAAGACTTCCAGTGAATATCAGAAGACCATCGAGACCTTGCTGACCAAGGAGCGCGACAAGAAAGTCTTCGCGGAGATCGGTGAGCAGCGCAAGGTGTATCTCGGTACCCGGGACGCCATCGCTGAGTTGAAGAAAACCGGCAAGCTGGACGAGGCCAATCGCATGCTGGACGAGCAGTTCACACCAGCCGCCAAGCTCTACATCGGGAAGATGGAGGCGCTGATGAACAATCAGCGTGAGGACATCGACACCATGGCCAAGGAGATCGAGGCCACTTACGAGACCAGCCGCATGCTGCTAGTGGCCTTGGCGGGCGTGAGCGTCGTGTTCAGCATGCTGTTCGCGTGGCTGCTGTCGGGCAGCATCACCAAGCCGCTGGCGCAGGCGGGCGAGGTGGCGCGTGCCGTGGCACAAGGGGATCTGAGTGTGCGGATTGACAACAGCCGTACCGACGAAGTGGGGCAATTGCTCAACAGCCTCAAGGAAATGCAGGACAGCCTGGCGCGCGTGGTGTCTCAGGTTCGCCAGGGCTCGGAGAGCGTGGCCACGGCCAGTGCCGAGATCGCCCAGGGCAACCAGGACCTGAGCGCGCGCACGGAAAGTCAGGCCAGTTCACTGGAAGAAACAGCGGCTTCGATGGAGGAGTTGGGCTCCACCGTCAAGCAGAACGCGGACAACGCACGCCAGGCCAACCAACTGGCCCAGAGCGCGTCCACCGTGGCGGTCAAGGGTGGTGAGGTGGTGGCCCAGGTGGTCGACACGATGAAGGGCATCAACGATTCGAGTCGCAAGATTGCCGACATCATCAGCGTGATCGATGGCATTGCCTTCCAGACCAACATCCTGGCCTTGAACGCGGCGGTGGAAGCGGCGCGCGCGGGTGAACAGGGGCGAGGCTTTGCGGTGGTGGCAGCCGAAGTTCGCAGCCTGGCCGGGCGCAGCGCCGATGCGGCCAAGGAGATCAAGACCCTGATCAATGACAGCGTGGAACGTGTGGGGCTGGGCACGGCCCTGGTGGACCAAGCCGGCGCCACGATGGGTGAGGTGGTGGCCAGCATCAAGCGCGTGACGGACATCATGGGCGAGATCAGCGCGGCCAGCGTGGAGCAGAGCGCCGGTGTGGCGCAAGTGGGCGAGGCCGTGACCAACATGGACCAGGCCACGCAGCAGAACGCGGCGCTGGTGGAAGAGATGGCCGCCGCGGCGTCCAGCCTGCGCTCGCAATCGCAGGAGCTGGTGCAGACCGTGGCGGTGTTCAAGATTGGCGGGCAGACCGGTTCGCGCGCCAGCGGCGCACAAGCGGCGTTGCTCTCCTTGCGCTGA
- a CDS encoding ABC transporter substrate-binding protein encodes MLRRHFLGTSAVLAASTLAAPAVWAQSAPKLTPLKFTLDFRVTGQTAPFFLAQTQGYYRDEGLDVSIDVGAGSVTSITRVASGVYQLGLGDISSLIEFQSQNPGTPVVQAVYQYYNRAPFVIIGRKDRGITPDFQSLKGKRIAAAAVESTRRAWPMVANKLKLGAEHFQWVTTDFSARDNVMVRGDVDGATYFHDSAVSLFARMKPEELSVLKYTEAGVDLYGNAVLASRKLITEQPALVAGFLRASNRALKETLANPAAAIAAIKQREPILDAQVELDRWRLTAQYVAAADVTTHGLGDVRKALLEEQIAQAAQVFGLQNRPAADSVFERGLLPTSAERAYKA; translated from the coding sequence ATGCTGCGTCGCCATTTCCTCGGCACTTCTGCTGTCCTTGCCGCATCCACCCTCGCCGCCCCGGCGGTCTGGGCCCAGTCGGCGCCCAAGCTCACCCCCCTGAAATTCACGCTGGACTTTCGCGTCACCGGCCAAACTGCCCCGTTCTTTCTTGCACAGACCCAGGGTTATTACCGCGACGAAGGGCTGGATGTGTCCATCGACGTGGGCGCCGGTTCGGTCACGTCCATCACCCGCGTTGCCAGCGGCGTCTACCAGCTGGGCCTGGGCGACATTAGCTCGCTGATCGAGTTCCAGTCCCAGAACCCCGGCACGCCCGTGGTGCAGGCGGTCTACCAGTATTACAACCGCGCACCATTCGTGATCATCGGCCGCAAGGACCGGGGCATCACACCCGATTTCCAGAGCCTCAAGGGCAAGCGCATTGCTGCGGCCGCCGTCGAATCCACCCGCCGCGCCTGGCCCATGGTGGCCAACAAACTCAAGCTGGGCGCAGAGCATTTTCAGTGGGTCACCACCGACTTCAGCGCGCGCGACAACGTGATGGTGCGTGGCGACGTGGACGGCGCCACCTACTTCCACGACTCCGCCGTGTCGCTGTTCGCACGCATGAAACCCGAAGAGCTGTCGGTGCTCAAGTACACCGAGGCCGGCGTCGACCTCTATGGCAATGCGGTGCTCGCCAGTCGCAAATTGATCACCGAACAGCCGGCCCTGGTCGCGGGTTTCCTGCGCGCGAGCAACCGCGCGCTGAAGGAGACCCTGGCCAACCCGGCCGCGGCGATCGCCGCCATCAAGCAGCGCGAGCCCATCCTCGACGCGCAGGTGGAGCTTGATCGCTGGCGCCTGACCGCCCAGTACGTGGCTGCAGCGGACGTGACAACGCACGGTCTGGGCGACGTGCGCAAAGCGCTGTTGGAAGAGCAGATCGCACAGGCGGCCCAGGTCTTCGGCCTGCAAAACCGCCCCGCCGCCGACAGCGTGTTCGAACGCGGCCTGTTGCCCACCAGCGCCGAGCGCGCCTACAAGGCCTGA